The sequence tccaacgatgtccaacggtgtccagcgatgtccaacggttgccaacggtgtccaacggtgtccaacggtgtccagcgatgtccaacggtgtcccacgttgcagtccagtctagatcatccaaaattcttttcgcggcttttggtgACCCAAActggactggtgcgtagttcttagcttggtatcgctTTCCAAAGATTAaccaactgattaatttttggaaaacgatgccaattaccaggtctcaccacgaggaggtgactacgcaagagacccacccatgggttatttaacattacacatcgatctcgacattcaaccaattggcagaatgtcgggctttgactctacttgaccatgggcctgcgtaaagaaatagttgcttCGTAGCCTTACTgcaaaacacatatctccaacgcagcactTACataaatctttacaaacgtgaaACAAAGCTTTCGCTACGCAATATCTATCTtacacacaacgattacatcgATCAGTACAAACATCGTACAATAATTCCTAACCCTACTGGCGGTATTAGGTATCAAAAAacatttgtctaacttggaacgagagaaagaaaatgaagctactGACActatatataccatttcgtttctTGCAAAAAGGATGTTTGAGTCGTTGTACGAAACTGCCTAACATTCTATTTTTGCGATATTAAACTTTTGATGATATCGAGAAAGAAACTCTAACATAACCGCAATAAGCTTCCCTTAAAAATGGGTAAgcaagaagaagcccgaacaatcaaacgatgaaataaaaatcgTTGTGCACCCGGAATGAACGAGGTACCACATTGAACGACCTACCCCTGTACACGAGATAACATAGGGTTCAGTGGAAAGCCCAAGGATTTACCGTCACTCGATTCCTATTTTGCCATTCGAAACTTGTACGAATCACACACAGTCGATGGCACCGACCGATGATGTCAGTGATCCACTGGTGATCCAGTCGTGGATCTAACACATAGGCCAGCAATTTAACACACTTCAACTGAACATATGGCTCCGGGGGAGGGACCGCTGAACAGAAGGCAAGGCCCCAACTGAAGAGTGCGGCACGCGCCCGCGGGGACAATCAAAAAAtcataattgttaaaaattaatggagtAATAGTTTtaggtaaataataaaatgctataaataaatatcgcaattactataaattattaacttaattggtacaaattaataattttattgtgaAGAATTAATACATCAAATGTTGTTAACTAATAGTTTAAATCTTATACAGTAacagtttaaatattataaagcaatattttaaatattataagttGAAagcttaaattttataaaataatagtttaaatattgtaGGTTGttggtttaaatgttataaattaatgacttaaatgttataaagtaatagtttaaatgttgttgagtaatggtttaaatgtcataaattaatagcttaaatgttatgtACAActctaatttattattaatatttatgaatcagaaaattttcaaaatcaaacgcgaagagtgcttcgttatatctgcaatatcaattaacctacaatttaaagaagaaagaaaagaaaatctgAAAATACCCGAAAtttgatacgcaacgctaataaatataaatctatgcactcgtatttaaaaaatacgcaacgctaatagcgagagatcacagtgcaaccatttagccggtttgggcagtttgtaaacgcaactctacttaacaaaacgcgatcattcattatcgcaacgctaacaggaaaaataagtagaactcgcgatggaacaatgtcgcaacgctaattttttaagtgaatttaatgaaaattgctatttactatatgaaaaagctactttaaatattctGGTATTGCTACttgcaatattataaaattaattgaaaattaacatttttaaaatctaattttagACAATAGAAAACACgataaattctaaaaattcataataaaaccGTTGAAGGTCCAATGGTGGAAGTGGAggttgcgaaaaatctgttaagaacaaaacacgatgagtgatcgtttaaaaaattggagataatgaaaaatggaagttgattattaaatttgtatctTTAGTAATGAtcgagattgaaattctaaaaaaCCGTAATAAGTATGTAGCAAAATGAAACTTTGATATAATagtttgaaatgaaaaaattgaaaattcagtgATTTTCGATGCATATCAGAGACAATTGTAATCGAATGTTAACATTTTAATACTTTATtccaatttaaagaaaaagcatttatagctttttaaattatcgatcatttttattttctaattaactaTAATTCAAACGAAATACAAACAGATTGAAATACATTATATAAAGCTACTTACATTCTTCAGCTACTGGAGAGCCTTTATCTTCTTGAGAgatgcactgactctaataTCGGAAACGAATGTTCAAAAGTAGAATGTTAAAATTAAGACTATGTTTATGCAACATATGTTTCCGCAACATCAATCAAAACTAacgtgattttaaaatattggaaGGAAACTAtcgcgtagcaaacactgactctacaaaccgcattgcgcgcggtcacaaatattcccTGAAAATAAAGCTATATAAGGCCGAGTGGGTGGTGGAGGCTGGTGGAAAAGAAGCTAAATAtcgtttcgacaattttcttcttttctttatcgAACGTTCATTTAGAAAATACCGTTATCCCTttacatttacaaattattattaagaaattgaaacaagtatgaaaaatattagttgaaaattgtgagatatttttagatatcaaacaaatgcttacgcaTATGGTGAATGTAATGCATTCGTTTGCAACAATTATACTGTTCGTTATTACAATACGCAAAtgctataaattaatggcttaaatgttataaattaatagtttaaatgttgttgattaatggtttaaatgctgttgattagtagtttaaatgttgttgatcattagtttaaatgttgttgattagtagtttaaatgttgttaattagtagtttaaatattgttgactaatagtttaaatgttgttaattaatactataaatgttataaagtaatagcttaAATGCTATAAATTTATAGTTTCAATGTTGTTGATTAGTAGCTTAAAAGTTAttgattaatagtttaaatgttgttaattaatggtttaaatgctgTTGACTAATAGTTTGAATGTTGTTGattattagtttaaatgttgttgttTAGTAGCATAATTGTTGTTGATTAGTAGTTTAAATATTGttgattaatagtttaaatgttgttaattaataatataaatgttataaattaatggcttaaatgttaaaatataatagcttaaatgttataaagtaatagcttaaatattataaattagtgacttaaatgttagaaattagtagtttaaatgttatgaattaatggcttaaatattgttaattaatcgcgtaaatgttataaattaatgtcttaaatattataaattagtagtttaaatgttataaattaatgattaaatgttgttaattaatcatgtaaatgttataaattaatgtcttaaatgttataaattagtagtttaaatgttataaataaatggtttaaaagttatagagtaatagtttaaatgttgttgattaataatttgagtgttataaggtaatagtttaaacgttataaatcgttattgtaatttgtaaaagctATTCTTCAATCTTTACTGTACGGGAGACCACACGCAAATGAGCTCACGCGCGAGTTTCGCATTGCATATATACCTGATGGCATGTACTTGAAAAGGTGTTTGAAGGTGCATCGAACGGTAACGACTTGCTGTTGTTGTGAAAGGCGGTTTTTCCATTATAACAcggtaaaatttaataattttttaatttttattgaaaattgaggcctttaacaatttaataaagTAGTGGCTTAAGTATTATAAGTTAATCGtttaatcgttaaaaattaatggattaaatgttaaaaagtaatagtttaaatgttgtcaattaataatttaaatgatatGATTTAATGgctgaaatattgttaattattaatgtaaatgttataaattaatggcctaaatgttataaattagtagtttaaatgttatgaattaatgccttaaatattgttaattattaatgtaaatgttataaattaatggcttaaatgttttaaagtaatagtttaaatattgtcaattaataatttaaatgttgtgaattaatggcttaaatgttgtcagttaataatgtaaatgttataaattaatggcttaaatgttataaattaatagtttaaatgttgttgattaatggtttaaatgctgttgattagtagtttaaatgttattgatcattagtttaaatgttgttgattagtagtttaaatgttgttgattAGTAGTTTAAATACTGttgattaatagtttaaatgttgttaattaatagtttaagtgctataaattaatggcttaaatgttataaaataatagcttaaatgttataaactagtagtttaaatattataaattaatggcttaaatattataaaccaatagtttaaatgttgttgattAATAGTTTGTGCTTGAAGGTAATAGCTtaagtataataaattgttaatgtaatttgtaaaagctgttctttatttaatttaattaatatctatattctattatttctaattcttaattttttaatttctattgtattttgtcgcctttaacaatttattgCAGTAaccattttataattataataatttttaccagctaaaatgaaattatcattTCTGTGATACTATTTTTCGATTTAGAActgtattaatttatattcaataacAATTTATGATGAAAATAATTGTACTATTATAGTCAAACtgtataactattataaattaagagcaCAATTATTTTTAACCAATGttcaattaacaaaatattaaatgttcaaaactttatttaatatcttacgttataaagcatacatggttcgaataaaataacaaacttaCAGTGATATTACCAGAAAAACAAAAGTATCGAAAAACGTTCAATTTCTATCACGTATCAGCAAATatcttaattatatttctacttTCTACATCTATTctgtttttaaagaaaattcacGTGGTCGTCGCTATGATCGAACCAACAATCGTAAAGAAACGTTCGGACGATCAATatttttttcgatatttcaacattattttatctataatatattatattgatcAGACGATTTAGTTAGAATCTACAGTATCCTTTTTACGTATATGATAACGCTGGGAACCTTGAATACCGAAAATGATATTGACAATAATACTGATCATCTAAACTGAATCGTTAAAGCTTCTTTAACTCTCTGCCCCTCTTATCCCACCATATTCTCCTTCGTTTGTCATCGAGTACTCGCTCTCGTCAATTGTTACCTCGAAATCGTTCGGCCACGGAACTCCACTGGAAAAGCCGAATGCGTCAAAATTAACGTGACGTTAAGCGAACGAAGCCCCTTAAAAATTCCCTGGTGATCCTCAGAACGGAGGTTTCGGTGATCAAGAACTCTTAGATCAGAGAACGGAGTCGACGATGATCGGCTCTCGTGGAATCGACGACTCGCTGCTGGTCCTCCGGCTCCTTCGACAGTTTTGCGTTCCTAATGCCTAGCTTCCTCGGACGTTTCCTTGGTATTTCCAGACGAACCGAACGATTAATAATGAACATCTTGGGCTTGGTaagaatctttttattctttcgtttctttcattattttcttttctttcttttctttctaaacATTTCCTTGTATTCTATCGTATTAACCTCTATAACCTTTGATTCTATTTCTCGAGAAAAAAGATTCATCGGTACGCAACGAGCGACAACTGAAGCCATGAATTCTAAAACAGCACGTGCCCACCAAACAACGTTTCGATAGTCAGAATCAGTTCTTTTCTCTTCATCTTCTTCGAttcgttattaatattattagcttTCCCTATGAACATTGCTTAGATATAAACTTTTTTAACACCGTTAGAcaattatttctctctttttcctttttttttagaaaagattTTTCAAAGATTTGTGAGTTTGTTTTAgcaaatttgttttttaaaaaaGATCAAGCTCGTGCTATCGTGGAAAACATCGAGTAAACTTATTAGGCTACGTTTGGTCActttattcaaaaaattatatCGAAAGAAATGCGTCTATTAGACCTAATCACCGTTTCAAATTTCACTTTCGAAGTAACCGTTTATAGATTCTTCAATGTATTCGGTATATTTGTGCATTAAATTTTCCAAGTACGGACAACAACGACTTGGATCCACCGATGACAATTCATGGCTTCAATTTCCTCGATAAAGAAATTGTCAAAGAGAATATATTTTCATCAGACGGTATCTTTCGAAGGTTAATAGCACACTAGATTGGAGTCCCATTAAATGGAGCAACAAGCTCGAACAAATTTGGAACTTATCCTTATCGCAAGGAACACGTATTTTCGACATTATTGGCGAGGATACAATCAAAACTGGTTAGAGCACCGACGAAATCAACGTCAACAACGCCAATCTTACTAAttcgatattattttctttcaatcGATATAGTTCTATCATGGATCGTAATCACGCGAATCGTAATCGCCCACCTGTACACGTTCTCCTATATGATCAACCTTTATCCCATATTAACATCAACGCAGCCGAACCTTCTCTTACCTTGGCTAATCCTTAGCTTTTTTAAAAACGTCGTGTTGGAAGTAATCGTGATAGCCGTTGGCCTTCTGCTTTGGTACGACAAGAGATTCTCCTTGACTATTTTCTTCGAATTCGTCCTCGTAAAGGTTGTCCCTCTGAGTAAGTAAACGCTGCAGTGAAATACTTGCTCGTGTCGATTTCTCGAAATACCTTGCTACGCGAAACGATCGAAAGCTTATCCATAGATCTTTACTTTCAGACATGTCATTCAATTGCCATTTCGTTTGTCAGTCATTTTCAGCTACGTCTGGTATTCCAATTCCTGTCTGTTCCTCGAACAGTGTCACATGGAAAAGATGCGAAAATTGAAGAGAATGAGAAGCGACTCGAACCTAATCGTCGGTCGTCTGTACATAAAGTTGGCTGATTCGAAGTACAGGACGCGGTCTCTGACGACTTTGTTATCCTGCGAAAGCTACGAGACCTACGAGACGCACGACACCATCTCGCGGATCATCGACGATCCCAATTTAACGCCAACCCAGAAAACCATGAGGATTCTCGGGCTGACCGATAAAGACGTAGCCGATGCGCGTGCCAGGATCAAAGAAAGGGAAATTCATAAAAAGTTGACGGAATTGGAGGACAATTCGCTCACAAGCACCACCAAAAATATGTCTCGATACTTCTTCGATTTCAACTCGCTGAAAGATTTACAGAAGGTGAaagacgaacgaacgaaggagCGCGAAGATGAAGTTACGACGGACGAACGTAAGGGGAATGAAACTCCGATGGATGAACGCAGGCAGGATGAAATCGTAATGAATGCACTCGTGGAGGAGCAAGTCGCGATATATGGATGCAAGGAGGATGAAACTACGGTGATGGAAGATAAGGACGACGAGCTGAAGACGAGTGGAACTACGGAGGATAAAGTTACGACGGATATCATTTTGGTAAGTTTTGGTAGactgtttatttttttattattattattattattttcagtaAAATAGCTCTTGTTGAAAATCTCTTTTGTTGAAATCGATGAAACATCGAATAATCTTCCGACCCTGGAACGCTACCGAATGATCTTTCGACAACTCTCGGCGAACCATCAAGCGTTTTGCATAATCTCCGTGAAATCTTAAAAAGATGGCTTAACCATGTTTGTCGCAATCTGAACAGCCTCTATGATTCTTGATGTAACTTTCATAATTGTATTTTCCCGATATACGTAGAAGCTTCAAAATAAATACGTACGAGTATATATTTCACACAGGccacaagaatattttttaacagtcaattatttgttatatcaagGAATCTGAGTATTCGATGGAACCatcgttaatattaattatacgtatatttaaaacaaatcagcttatacataaaattttaaatgttaatttagAGCAATCCATCTACGTCCTCGATGAGCGTCCTTCTCGAACAGCCGCTAGATGATCGATCTATATGTTCGGAGAAGACAAATCCATCGGTGGAGCAACGAAGTTCATCTGGAATGAAGAGAGTAGCAGCAGACTGCTTGGAAAGGAGTTGCGCGAAGCAAATGAAACTGTATCCATCGGAACGTGCGGAGGACTCGAATCAGAGTGACTCTTTATCGAGAAAACAGGACTCGTCTCAGTCGAATCTCTCCTTTTCGAAACACGCGAGACAAAGCGTAGAGAAAAGTAGCAGCCCTGTGAAACTGCAAGCTTTGTTCAACTGCAATTGCATCGTGGACGAGTATTTGTACAAAGGGAACGCAGAGCAGTATTGTTTCACGAACGGCGGCACGATGGCGACTTCCACCCCTAACAAAAGTATCGACGAGGGCAACATGACGAGAAGCGCGGAGAAGAGCGACTTTGATAGCTCGAAAAGTACGATCTATCATTCGTGCTTGGACGACGCCAGCGACGTTGATCAGGGTCAGAATCAAAAGACAGAAACTACGACGAATAACAGTTTACTTTTGATACGGGAATTGTTGCAAAATGATCTGAACATATTAAGGGATATTAAGAAGGACGACCAAAAGTTGGAGAATGGAAGTTTGGTGTTTGACGATAAACCCAAGCAGGATATTTTAAAGATTTCGGAGAGCGAATCGAGCGTCTTTCGGAAATTGTACGTAGGACAGTGTAACACGTCCATCGGCATTCAAAATTTATCGGACATTGTGAAAGATTTGAGCGTGGCCCGGAACGTGGTGACCAATTTGGAAACCTTGAGGACGGTCGAATCTGATGAAAGTGGAGGCAAATTgaagaatgaaaatgaaatattaaagattATGGTTCCTACGTCCGCCATCGACGACGGTACGCGTCGTTATACTTTTGCAACTCTGTttagaattttcatttctatcgaAGAAATGTCTGGTCTGACAAGTAATTctatgtgtttttttttttttttttttttagacgtAAGTTCCGCGCAGAGGAGCAGCTTGAATCCTGGCAAACCGAAGAAAACcaagaaaaatgtattaaaagtaAATGCACCTGAATATTCGTTCGGCGACGCGAATATTCCAAGGTTCGTCAAAGACTCCATGAAGGTTTTCGACGGCTGTTATGAAAAGGACTTCGCCAATAACTCGGAGCTGCAGTGTATGCTTCAGCAATTGGAGAAGAAGAAATGGAGCATATTCCCTGGTCAGCCTAACCAAAACGTGTCAATACCATCTACTTTCTTAAAACAGAACGATCAACATTATCCATCGTCGGCGTCGCAAGACTTGGGAATCGTTGGTTTACCTATTACCCATTTCGACACGACGAGAAGGTAAGCATAAGTTTTCAAATTAAGCTTGATCGTTGCACAGTGAACGCATTACGTAAAATTGGTAAGacaaaaaattgtttcttaatAGACGACTCGAACGATTAAATACCTTCGAATAGACGACCTTCTTCTAAAACGTTTCTATTGCTTCCATCAGATACGAGATCTCAGCATCTACTTCCTCCAAGAAAACCGACGAACATGTCGCTTCTGAAATCGTGTCAGAGAACATGCAATCCCTCGACGATGGTATTTCCGTATTAAGCGATATTCATAAGCCTGGTATCTCAAGTTTCACGAAGGACGCCCACACGCAAAGTGACAACGACGACCATCAAGATCAGCCAAGAACCTCGAATCTCCGTGAGAAACACAGGAAGATGTTCTTAAAACGTAAATGCCTGAAAGAACAATCGAGAAGCGTTTCTCCGATCGCGAATCTTCACGAACGTAAGATCGAATCGCAGAACTCGGCTGGAAAAGACCATGGCAAGCCTCCTATACGTCAAAAACCGACGAAACTTAACGACAACCAGAGGAAACCAGCTGGATTAACGAAATCTGTATCCGACAGAAGTGTCTGCGAATGTAAAACGTGCCAGAAGGACAACAAATATCCGATTTCGACAGAATCGAAGTTGGACAAGAGGGGCGAGAATAAGAGATGCACAGCGAAATGCAAAGTAGAGACTTTCGGCACGATTCCTTTCTCGCAGGTTGTGCGTCCATCGATGTTCGATTCGATGGTCTATCGCAGAAAACCTCCGGTGTACCCTAAAAAGGCCAAGAACGAGCCTCCTGCGCAGCCTGACGCCTCTAGCGTCCCTAATGCGAAGAAGACGTCGCCGTTTAAGGAACTTTTGGAACCATCCAAGAGGCCAGCTGATAAGCAATCGAGCCACGGTTCGAAGAAATTCAAATGGAAGAGGAGAATGGAGTCACTAGAAGAACAGGAAGCTCGGGAGATGAAGGCTCTGAAAGCATACAACGAAGTTACGTTGCTGAAGGACAAGAAGGAATTGGAAGCTAAGAAGAAGCTGCTTTCAGGAAGAAACTTGACCACGGCTCCTGAAAGCCTAAAGAATCGAGGTTATCCGAGGAAGAACAACCTGGAAcgttataagaaaaatattcctcGAAACGTGGAGACGACGTACAACGACTGCTTCGACAAAGAGAACTTGTTAACAGACGCAACCACGGAAACGGAACCACTGCCGAATCTTTCATTTATGGACAATAAAATGCAATTCGCCGCGCCTGCAAGATTCTTCGATGTTCCACATGAAAAATACTCCTGTTCGAAGTTGTCCAATGCTAATAAGGCCACGGACAAGGTGTTGAATAACTTTGGTAAATCACATGCTGAATACGTGAAGCAGGACGCGAAGAAGAGCAAGCACTCCCTTGGTGAGACGGACACCAGGAagcaatatacaaaatacagtAAACCGAAGAAGCCGATGGACGAGGAAAACGTTTCGATAGTTTCGATGAAGAAGTTGGAAGGTGCGCAAAAAGGTCGCGATTTGGAGAGGACACCTGCTAAAGAAGATGTCAGGGGTCTCTTAGAAATTTCTGCAAAGTCTTCTAACGCGGATCGATTGGCTGAACTTGATTCTCGCGACTCTCAAAGTCGTATAACTATCGTCGGATCTTTCGTTCAGAGCGATCACGACAAGGTGATCTCGACTTTTGTGGATGGCAAAGACTTTGGTGCGCAAGTTGGAGACTTAGCGACGTTGATTAAGCCTACGGCAACTCAAGATGCTGCTTCGTCATGGTCTTCCAGTATCATCGAGCGAGAAGATGAATCATATTTTCAGAAACGAGGTAAGaattgtttcaaaattttcagATTCCTTCCTAACGTGATTCTACCATATACGTGTAAATACTTTTCGTAACCTGTACATTAAAAAACCTTGAAGACATTTCATTGGAGGAGATTAAGCATGTGCCAACTTTTTCTAGATGATGCAAACACTCAGACGGCCCAACTCGAAGCAACGACGCTCAAACTCGAGAATTCTAAAGAGAAAGATGAGACGGCGCTGAAAACCGAAGATCACGAAGGGGAAGTGAAATCGGTATTTGAAGCTGATAATGTCGAGAAAGAAATTGTGCCAGTACCGGAAACGGAGGTCCAGCCAAAGGAAGTTGAACCAACGTTAGAAACGGAAGACCAACGAAATGAAACTGAGTCGATACTAAAAGCTGAAGACCAAAAACAGGAATTTGGGTCGATATTAGTAACGGAGGACCACCAAAAGGAAGTTAAACTAGTATCAGAGACGGAGGGCTATCAAAAACACTCAAACGAAGcagataaagaagaagaaatcaaaGAATCTGCAGCCTCGCACGATAGTATTGCAGAATATCTTCCAGAATCTATCGATGACGAAAAAGAAATTCTTCAAACCGATGAAATAGCCGATGAAATTCAAAGGTATAGCTCCGAAGTATCACAGAATGAACCTGGAATAACTTCAAGAAGAATATTTACGAATTTATCGGATTTCACAAGGAACATCGACATGAATTACGTGGCTGACGGCGTCATTCTAAGTAATTCGAACGCCCCGAGAGAAAACAACACTCCTGTATGGGACATCGTAGACGAAGAGACCATTAGAAAGCTGTACGACATGTTTTCCCATCGATCCGTAGACTCCACTTTCAATTTACCCGGAGGAATCCAAACAGTGGACGACATGTTAAATAACAGACAATCAGACTCGTCGATAgacgattttatttttcaatcagGTAGATATTCGACGAGTCTTTCCATGTTCGAGCACACCATCTTAGCTACCATTCGACCACTTCAAACtttagaagaggaagaagatcaCGCAGGTTCTCTTTACGATCTATGTATCACTACCATGGATCAAGAAGGTTTGCCTATCAGTTTCGAAGTGGAGTCTATGGAAAATCTCGAGGACGAAGTCGAACATGCAGCCACCAATAGACTTGGGTTAAACGATGTTGTAATCCAAGTGACTCGGTTCCTGAGGAACTTGAACTTCTGCGGATTCAATCTGGAAAACCTTTCCGGCATACTGGAAATTCTTCCCGACCCAGTGGACGATGACGAGGATCGGATAGAATGCGAGATCGATGAAGAGGATGAAGAAAAGGATGAAGAGATGGAAGGATGGCCGGTAGAAGacagaagaatattaaaattcattaaagaaGATTGCTTAAGATTCATCAAGGAAGATATTTTCACGGACATAAAGTTTCCCATTGTAGTCAGATTAAGCGACGTGATAGGTGACGATTTAGCTACCTCTGACGAAGAGCCGGAAGAACTTGACGTAGTGCTTGAACAGGCAGAACcgagtaaaataaatttgttctCTTTAATGGATGACAAATACGAAGAAGGTAatgataaaattgaagaaactgGTACGGAGGAAATGGAGGAAGAGAACGAAGATGAAGAAGTGACGAGTAGCGAATATTTCAAGACATTGCAGAAGATTCGAGGAACGATGTTTACAACAGTATTTCCTTCAAGGCCAATCGTGAGCGTCAGCGACTACAACGCTGTTGAAAGTATgataaacgaagaaagaatAACTACTCGTTCGGAGGATGTATCTTTAGACGAGATCGTCACGAAATTTATGAGTAATTTGAAGAAATACATACTGAAACGTTCGGAACCGGTGCAATTCCGCAGCGAAAATTTAAACCAAACCTACGAAATATTGGACAAGACTGACACGGAAGAAGAAATCAAAGTTGAAGAAAGTATCGACAGCGAGAAGATCGAAGGAAGCGACAAAGACGAAGCGATTGAACAAATTACTACGATCGAAGATGTCGAAGAGGTCGACGAAAAAATAACGACAAAACAAAAGAAAGTAGATGTTACGTATCAAGTTACCGAAGAAGACATCCTAGAT comes from Bombus terrestris chromosome 7, iyBomTerr1.2, whole genome shotgun sequence and encodes:
- the LOC100649137 gene encoding uncharacterized protein LOC100649137 codes for the protein MPSFLGRFLGISRRTERLIMNILGLVNSTLDWSPIKWSNKLEQIWNLSLSQGTRIFDIIGEDTIKTVLSWIVITRIVIAHLYTFSYMINLYPILTSTQPNLLLPWLILSFFKNVVLEVIVIAVGLLLWYDKRFSLTIFFEFVLVKVVPLIIFSYVWYSNSCLFLEQCHMEKMRKLKRMRSDSNLIVGRLYIKLADSKYRTRSLTTLLSCESYETYETHDTISRIIDDPNLTPTQKTMRILGLTDKDVADARARIKEREIHKKLTELEDNSLTSTTKNMSRYFFDFNSLKDLQKVKDERTKEREDEVTTDERKGNETPMDERRQDEIVMNALVEEQVAIYGCKEDETTVMEDKDDELKTSGTTEDKVTTDIILSNPSTSSMSVLLEQPLDDRSICSEKTNPSVEQRSSSGMKRVAADCLERSCAKQMKLYPSERAEDSNQSDSLSRKQDSSQSNLSFSKHARQSVEKSSSPVKLQALFNCNCIVDEYLYKGNAEQYCFTNGGTMATSTPNKSIDEGNMTRSAEKSDFDSSKSTIYHSCLDDASDVDQGQNQKTETTTNNSLLLIRELLQNDLNILRDIKKDDQKLENGSLVFDDKPKQDILKISESESSVFRKLYVGQCNTSIGIQNLSDIVKDLSVARNVVTNLETLRTVESDESGGKLKNENEILKIMVPTSAIDDDVSSAQRSSLNPGKPKKTKKNVLKVNAPEYSFGDANIPRFVKDSMKVFDGCYEKDFANNSELQCMLQQLEKKKWSIFPGQPNQNVSIPSTFLKQNDQHYPSSASQDLGIVGLPITHFDTTRRYEISASTSSKKTDEHVASEIVSENMQSLDDGISVLSDIHKPGISSFTKDAHTQSDNDDHQDQPRTSNLREKHRKMFLKRKCLKEQSRSVSPIANLHERKIESQNSAGKDHGKPPIRQKPTKLNDNQRKPAGLTKSVSDRSVCECKTCQKDNKYPISTESKLDKRGENKRCTAKCKVETFGTIPFSQVVRPSMFDSMVYRRKPPVYPKKAKNEPPAQPDASSVPNAKKTSPFKELLEPSKRPADKQSSHGSKKFKWKRRMESLEEQEAREMKALKAYNEVTLLKDKKELEAKKKLLSGRNLTTAPESLKNRGYPRKNNLERYKKNIPRNVETTYNDCFDKENLLTDATTETEPLPNLSFMDNKMQFAAPARFFDVPHEKYSCSKLSNANKATDKVLNNFGKSHAEYVKQDAKKSKHSLGETDTRKQYTKYSKPKKPMDEENVSIVSMKKLEGAQKGRDLERTPAKEDVRGLLEISAKSSNADRLAELDSRDSQSRITIVGSFVQSDHDKVISTFVDGKDFGAQVGDLATLIKPTATQDAASSWSSSIIEREDESYFQKRDDANTQTAQLEATTLKLENSKEKDETALKTEDHEGEVKSVFEADNVEKEIVPVPETEVQPKEVEPTLETEDQRNETESILKAEDQKQEFGSILVTEDHQKEVKLVSETEGYQKHSNEADKEEEIKESAASHDSIAEYLPESIDDEKEILQTDEIADEIQRYSSEVSQNEPGITSRRIFTNLSDFTRNIDMNYVADGVILSNSNAPRENNTPVWDIVDEETIRKLYDMFSHRSVDSTFNLPGGIQTVDDMLNNRQSDSSIDDFIFQSGRYSTSLSMFEHTILATIRPLQTLEEEEDHAGSLYDLCITTMDQEGLPISFEVESMENLEDEVEHAATNRLGLNDVVIQVTRFLRNLNFCGFNLENLSGILEILPDPVDDDEDRIECEIDEEDEEKDEEMEGWPVEDRRILKFIKEDCLRFIKEDIFTDIKFPIVVRLSDVIGDDLATSDEEPEELDVVLEQAEPSKINLFSLMDDKYEEGNDKIEETGTEEMEEENEDEEVTSSEYFKTLQKIRGTMFTTVFPSRPIVSVSDYNAVESMINEERITTRSEDVSLDEIVTKFMSNLKKYILKRSEPVQFRSENLNQTYEILDKTDTEEEIKVEESIDSEKIEGSDKDEAIEQITTIEDVEEVDEKITTKQKKVDVTYQVTEEDILDTRVEEYGNVSWKEIDKADQNIQPIEFESEVNEKMQTSVREETFERDEDESLEKIKSNKIDGNEESDFEIDGEGNVELKEKLSLYTIFTFLLAISCFYLGYYYQKIFSFKQISTSTSTLKPFEIHATPTSTTTFFENSTLVKETKEEKYEETEQEENDSFEGIVDLETIEISQFTKYDSELDLDSIVHRTLSDSLRTIDEDSLKKTENDVGESVSLRERILENTELQEEAAEINSENVRVRSNSQIHSASQSTDTIRSASIRKLDIRTSEPLFIVEPNKLKEDLLELRLAEEEIETFRYREDDDSDSSKSLPTRDDETKLLNEAQVNLYAKVIIEEKEEMLNAEELRTSSCGTKSKTSTSKIQKEDCEQSSKEKEEKEERSVVDQTDAEGIIFSKQEVEKSKASTEQNESSSSPQILETTDSFDSAYTRASETSRNATSAVDLNDSSMEEFVIASNESIISDKASECS